CTCATATCCAGGGCGGCGACTTGCGAGCCATCTGCTCCGATGATGGGTGCGTACGGCGCGCCGCCTTCCAGGAGATCGCTGCCGTCTCTTGACGGTGTCCGAAAAATATCGCGTGGgcgtgttgtgtgcgtgccccCTCCTTCGATCCTTTGGGTggtgctccgctgcttctcgtTCAGTGCCGCCTCAAGTGTGATACGGTTAAGGTGTGCGAGTCGTTCCGTTTCCGGAACGAGAGGTGCGTCCAGCCGTTTCAACACTTTACGCCATTGTCGCATCCCTCCTGCGACGGATTCGGCGACCTGCACGTTGTAGGCAAGCAGTCGCGACGAGCATGTCTCATCGACAAAAATGGACAGCCATTCGGCAACTCTCTCCTCGACGCTCATTTCTTGTGACTCTGGTCCGGACAGACCGAGTAGAAttgtcgccgttgccgcggcCATTGGGGACATCTGGTGCGCCAGGATCGCCGATTCGACCTTGGTTTTATATCCCTCCAATGGGTCCTTTGTCGCTTTGATCTTCGCCCGGACTTCTTTCCGCTTATCCTCCATGTCCATCACCTCTTGGAGTTCCTTGTCTGCGAAGATATTGTGAGCCTCCATCATCTCCTTCTTGATGTCTATTGATGGGACTCCTTTTTCGCCGGCTTTTTCCCACAAGGATTCCGCCATTGCCGCTGTCATTTCCAGGA
Above is a genomic segment from Leishmania panamensis strain MHOM/PA/94/PSC-1 chromosome 7 sequence containing:
- a CDS encoding TATE-associated hypothetical protein (TriTrypDB/GeneDB-style sysID: LpmP.07.0010) → MRPATRKRLHSVKRSSRHILESLRHKRTFSLSSHSLTSQMSDKQERLTEAELDRALKVYLAHKATHSMAEIAKKQYMEGKTNTSEFLEMTAAMAESLWEKAGEKGVPSIDIKKEMMEAHNIFADKELQEVMDMEDKRKEVRAKIKATKDPLEGYKTKVESAILAHQMSPMAAATATILLGLSGPESQEMSVEERVAEWLSIFVDETCSSRLLAYNVQVAESVAGGMRQWRKVLKRLDAPLVPETERLAHLNRITLEAALNEKQRSTTQRIEGGGTHTTRPRDIFRTPSRDGSDLLEGGAPYAPIIGADGSQVAALDMSSFGALTEESQLRMQDTITHLMREQKTAPRVANHTQGPRNSQNSGRGVGYRGNYRGNGGGNRHGNYRGGEAQEDFPSDSKN